The following proteins come from a genomic window of Trifolium pratense cultivar HEN17-A07 linkage group LG4, ARS_RC_1.1, whole genome shotgun sequence:
- the LOC123924452 gene encoding uncharacterized protein LOC123924452 isoform X3, which translates to MVTELSTMHNHIHEYPLPCLYCHPHSYIRMVHNLIERCLIFQMSQDQCIKTLSEHAGIEPLVTLTVWRELQKENEEFFRAYLQQNIPQRPFMTLACN; encoded by the exons ATGGTAACAGAATTAAGCACAATGCATAATCACATTCATGAATACCCTCTTCCTTGTTTATATTGTCATCCACATAGCTATATTAGGATG GTTCATAATCTCATAGAGAGATGCTTGATCTTTCAAATGAGTCAAGACCAATGCATAAAGACATTATCAGAACATGCAGGGATTGAGCCACTTGTTACTCTTACAg TGTGGAGAGAGTTGCAAAAGGAGAATGAGGAGTTCTTTAGAGCATACTTGCAACAAAATATACCTCAGAGGCCATTCATGA CCTTGGCGTGCAATTGA
- the LOC123924452 gene encoding uncharacterized protein LOC123924452 isoform X1, which translates to MVTELSTMHNHIHEYPLPCLYCHPHSYIRMVHNLIERCLIFQMSQDQCIKTLSEHAGIEPLVTLTVWRELQKENEEFFRAYLQQNIPQRPFMSSHFQRGEELSRRKYWE; encoded by the exons ATGGTAACAGAATTAAGCACAATGCATAATCACATTCATGAATACCCTCTTCCTTGTTTATATTGTCATCCACATAGCTATATTAGGATG GTTCATAATCTCATAGAGAGATGCTTGATCTTTCAAATGAGTCAAGACCAATGCATAAAGACATTATCAGAACATGCAGGGATTGAGCCACTTGTTACTCTTACAg TGTGGAGAGAGTTGCAAAAGGAGAATGAGGAGTTCTTTAGAGCATACTTGCAACAAAATATACCTCAGAGGCCATTCATGA GTAGTCATTTTCAAAGGGGAGAAGAATTATCAAGAAGGAAATATTGGGAATGA
- the LOC123922898 gene encoding uncharacterized protein LOC123922898 — protein MQNFQVSKNDDQFKPSHHEFKLRFTGGTLVNDVNVHEIADPVTKFKSFVDIINGNFRENYLYDIIGMVDELGFQQPIHGNRKVQSNFFLRDLSNNLINCTLWENYALKFFNVQNKANDGPIIVFMKFAKIKAQGKYALNISNTWSTTKLFINDDVPEIIEFKKCLAAGIENGTINAVAETPSQMRSQSSGATQFVPYTPEQKFYYNAEVMPLSKIVQLPQDAKCVTVITTVKIKPSRGGWYYLTCFKCPKQCFGVAPPYKCGDDHETETEIIRYKLDVEVAAGDVKATFVFWDRECAQILELLGINDPLSYPVIMDDIAGKTLAVKLKWQAKWKTGSVIGIHESPEFALDIQSQFPADNVPQGKLQLPAKEANYEDNTSAESSQKSDNIIFPTVCLSASDEVDPDIIDMSTPPKRSGKQLQSPAEIDVGSVIASKASSTKMLKKPKKE, from the exons ATGCAGAACTTTCAAGTATCAAAGAATGATGACCAATTCAAGCCATCACATCATGAATTCAAGTTGAGGTTCACTGGTGGTACATTAGTTAATGATGTCAATGTTCATGAAATTGCTGACCCTGTTACAAAGTTCAAATCTTTTGTGGATATTATTAATGGGAATTTTCGTGAAAATTACTTATATG ATATCATTGGAATGGTAGATGAACTAGGTTTTCAACAACCTATTCATGGAAACAGGAAAGTTCAATCAAACTTTTTCCTTCGAGACTTAAG CAACAATCTGATTAATTGCACTTTGTGGGAAAACTATGCGTTGAAATTCTTCAATGTACAGAACAAAGCAAATGATGGTCCAATTATTGTATTCATGAAATTTGCCAAGATTAAAGCTCAAG GCAAATATGCCTTGAACATTTCAAACACCTGGAGTACTACGAAGCTTTTCATCAATGATGATGTTCCAGAGATCATTGAATTCAAAAAATG tTTAGCTGCTGGTATTGAAAATGGAACAATTAATGCTGTTGCTGAGACTCCATCTCAAATGAGATCTCAATCAAGTGGAGCAACACAATTTGTTCCATACACACCAGAGCAGAAATTCTATTACAATGCTGAAGTCATGCCTCTTAGCAAAATTGTCCAACTACCTCAG GATGCTAAATGTGTCACAGTCATTACCACAGTCAAGATTAAACCCAGTAGAGGTGGTTGGTACTATCTTACCTGTTTCAAATGCCCAAAACAGTGTTTTGGAGTAGCTCCTCCTTATAAGTGTGGAGATGATCATGAAACTGAGACTGAGATCATAAG GTACAAACTAGATGTTGAGGTTGCTGCTGGTGATGTAAAGGCAACTTTTGTCTTTTGGGACCGTGAATGTGCTCAAATATTGGAATTA CTTGGAATAAATGATCCTTTGAGTTATCCAGTAATAATGGATGACATTGCTGGCAAAACTTTGGCTGTTAAGCTTAAGTGGCAAGCTAAATGGAAAACTGGGTCTGTCATTGGTATTCATGAAAGTCCTGAATTTGCCCTGGACATTCAATCTCAATTTCCAGCTGATAAT GTTCCTCAAGGAAAGTTGCAACTACCTGCAAAAGAAGCCAATTATGAG GACAATACTTCTGCTGAATCTTCTCAGAAATCTGACAACATTATTTTTCCAACG GTTTGTTTGTCTGCCTCTGATGAAGTGGATCCTGACATAATTGATATGAGTACACCACCAAAGCGCTCAGGAAAACAACTTCAATCGCCCGCTGAAATCGATGTTGGCTCTGTCATAGCATCAAAAGCTTCTTCCACAAAGATGCTCAAGAAACCTAAGAAGGAATAG
- the LOC123924452 gene encoding uncharacterized protein LOC123924452 isoform X2 encodes MVTELSTMHNHIHEYPLPCLYCHPHSYIRMVHNLIERCLIFQMSQDQCIKTLSEHAGIEPLVTLTVWRELQKENEEFFRAYLQQNIPQRPFMILILHFR; translated from the exons ATGGTAACAGAATTAAGCACAATGCATAATCACATTCATGAATACCCTCTTCCTTGTTTATATTGTCATCCACATAGCTATATTAGGATG GTTCATAATCTCATAGAGAGATGCTTGATCTTTCAAATGAGTCAAGACCAATGCATAAAGACATTATCAGAACATGCAGGGATTGAGCCACTTGTTACTCTTACAg TGTGGAGAGAGTTGCAAAAGGAGAATGAGGAGTTCTTTAGAGCATACTTGCAACAAAATATACCTCAGAGGCCATTCATGA TTCTTATTTTACATTTCAGGTAG